The following are encoded in a window of Sminthopsis crassicaudata isolate SCR6 chromosome 3, ASM4859323v1, whole genome shotgun sequence genomic DNA:
- the LOC141559847 gene encoding olfactory receptor 51E1-like, translating into MSFTNGNDTSTTYFILIGLPGIEAAQFWLAFPLCFLYLIAVLGNFTIIYIIKTEQSLHEPMYLFLCMLSTIDILISTSSMPKMLAIFWFNDTTIQFDACLVQMFSIHSLSGMESTVLLAMAFDRYVAICHPLHHAAVFTPPRISKIGLAAVIRGAVLMAPLPIFIKRLPFCHSNILSHSYCLHQDVMKLACADIRINVIYGLIVIISAIGLDSVLISLSYLFILKTVLGLTREAQSKAFSTCVSHVCAVFIFFVPFIGLSMVHRFGKKTGSNLHIIMANVYLIVPPVLNPIVYGVKTKQIRQRIIQHFHSATGTSA; encoded by the coding sequence ATGTCATTTACTAATGGTAATGATACAAGCACCACCTACTTTATCTTAATTGGTCTTCCAGGTATAGAGGCAGCTCAATTTTGGCTGGCCTTTCCTCTGTGTTTTCTATACCTCATTGCTGTATTGGGCAATTTCACCATCATTTACATCATAAAAACAGAACAGAGTCTACATGAGCCTATGTACCTTTTCTTATGCATGCTCTCTACAATTGATATCCTTATCTCTACTTCCTCCATGCCCAAGATGTTGGCTATCTTCTGGTTCAATGACACGACCATCCAGTTTGATGCTTGCTTGGTACAGATGTTTTCGATCCATTCCCTTTCTGGCATGGAGTCCACTGTCCTCCTGGCCATGGCCTTTGACCGTTATGTAGCCATTTGCCACCCTTTGCACCATGCTGCTGTATTCACCCCACCCCGTATTTCCAAAATTGGTTTAGCAGCTGTGATTCGAGGGGCAGTCCTGATGGCTCCATTGCCCATCTTCATTAAGCGTCTTCCCTTTTGCCATTCTAACATCCTTTCTCATTCCTACTGCCTCCACCAGGATGTCATGAAATTAGCATGTGCTGACATCCGTATTAATGTAATCTATGGCCTCATTGTTATAATCTCTGCCATTGGTCTGGACTCAGTGCTCATATCCCTCTCATACTTATTCATCCTTAAGACTGTATTGGGCCTGACACGGGAGGCCCAATCCAAGGCCTTTAGCACCTGTGTGTCCCATGTCTGTGCagtctttatcttttttgttcccttcattGGCCTGTCTATGGTGCACCGCTTTGGCAAGAAGACAGGCTCTAACTTACACATTATCATGGCCAATGTGTACCTGATAGTACCTCCTGTATTAAACCCTATTGTTTATGGTGTGAAGACTAAGCAGATTCGTCAGAGAATTATACAGCATTTTCACTCAGCTACAGGCACTTCAGCCTAA
- the LOC141559849 gene encoding olfactory receptor 51I2-like — protein sequence MSLPHSHDNSSFFQPSAFLLIGIPGLEAVHGWVSIPFSSIYTMALTGNFLILLAVRRTPSLHQPMYYFLSMLALTDLGLTMCTLPTTLGVLWFDYRPIAFDACLIQMFFLHSFSVVESSVLLAMSFDRFVAISNPLRYASVLTNSVIGRIGMAIVVRATVSLFPVPFLLKRLNFCPRKNLLSHSFCFHADVMKRACADITVNILYGLYVVLSTVGIDSLLIVLSYGLILHTVMGLASPRERMRALNTCVSHILAVLVFYIPVIGVSMIHRFGRHAPPIVHALVAYVYLIVPPVLNPIIYSVKSKHIREAVLKMLRRKDQG from the coding sequence ATGTCCCTTCCCCATTCCCATGACAACAGCTCCTTCTTCCAGCCATCTGCTTTTCTACTGATTGGCATTCCAGGTTTGGAAGCTGTTCATGGATGGGTCTCCATCCCTTTCTCCTCCATTTACACCATGGCTCTTACAGGAAATTTCCTGATCCTGCTAGCTGTGAGGAGAACTCCCAGTCTGCACCAACCCATGTATTACTTCCTTTCCATGTTGGCTCTTACTGATCTGGGTCTTACTATGTGCACACTACCCACAACCTTAGGTGTGCTCTGGTTTGACTATCGCCCCATAGCCTTTGATGCCTGCTTGATCCAGatgttttttctccattctttttctgTTGTGGAGTCTTCAGTGCTACTGGCTATGTCCTTTGACCGATTTGTGGCCATCTCAAATCCATTGCGCTATGCCTCTGTGCTTACCAATAGTGTCATTGGAAGGATTGGAATGGCTATTGTGGTTCGTGCTACTGTTTCACTCTTTCCTGTCCCCTTTTTACTCAAGAGATTAAACTTCTGCCCTAGAAAAAACCTTTTGTCACATTCATTCTGTTTTCATGCAGATGTTATGAAGCGGGCTTGTGCTGATATCACTGTCAATATTCTATATGGGCTCTATGTAGTGCTATCTACAGTGGGTATTGATTCCTTGCTAATTGTTCTTTCCTATGGACTCATCTTACACACAGTGATGGGTTTGGCCTCTCCCCGAGAACGCATGAGAGCTCTCAATACCTGTGTTTCCCACATTCTAGCTGTTTTGGTGTTCTATATCCCAGTAATTGGAGTGTCCATGATCCATCGCTTTGGTAGGCATGCACCTCCCATTGTACATGCCCTCGTTGCTTATGTCTATTTGATTGTGCCTCCTGTTCTCAATCCTATTATTTACAGTGTCAAGTCCAAGCATATCAGGGAGGCAGTGCTCAAAATGTTAAGAAGAAAGGATCAGGGGTGA